The Paracholeplasma brassicae genome contains a region encoding:
- the secA gene encoding preprotein translocase subunit SecA, with amino-acid sequence MFKKWFDSGFQELKKARPIADKIDQLADQMKQMSDEDLRNKTTEFKQRYQKGETLEDLMVEAYAVVREASVRVLGLYPYYVQLLGAITIHGGNIAEMKTGEGKTLTAVMPAYLNALNGMGVHIVTVNEYLASREANGEIGDLFRFLGMSVGLNIRALTSEEKKEAYACDILYSTNSELGFDYLRDHMVLYEKDMVQKRGLQYAIIDEVDSILIDEARTPLIISGGAKNTQNLYQGADRFAKYLSDEDYLIDIESKTIELSESGITKAEKTFNLDNLYDIANVTLVHHINNALRANFIMFRDKDYMVVENQVLIIDQFTGRVLPGRQFSEGLHQALEAKENVEIKKETITVATITYQNFFRMYKKLSGMTGTAKTEEEEFREIYNMYVVEVPTNRPVIREDAPDYLFVTLEEKYSALIDDVERRHKLGQPILLGTVAVETSEILSDLLRKRRIPHDVLNAKQHEREADIILKAGLQSAVTIATNMAGRGTDIKLGEGVKELGGLAVIGSERHESRRIDNQLRGRSGRQGDPGYSRFYLSAEDELLQRFGGETFKNRIQMISNLNKDKDTNQVQPLESKMFSKFVSSAQKRIEGQNYDSRKSVLKYDDVLRKQREVMYQERTFVITSEDIEPFVLKAIENHIEEALMPFIKNVGKGKFEINDQGILNHFNGNLFQPGTIDIDKLESLDEKTIPEYLNELAQNEIKFKKESFPEEVFKEFLKVISLRVIDTYWTRHIDQMSELRQAVSLQSYGQGNPLQTYQQEGFHKFNEMKSNISRDIAKYVLLAQIRVNNEREAVVKNTSTNEGGELRNKKPKVRQNRQQRNMPNWKRR; translated from the coding sequence ATGTTCAAAAAATGGTTTGATAGTGGCTTTCAAGAATTAAAAAAAGCCAGACCTATCGCAGATAAAATTGATCAACTAGCGGATCAAATGAAACAAATGTCCGATGAGGATTTAAGAAATAAAACAACCGAGTTTAAACAAAGATATCAAAAAGGCGAAACCCTAGAAGATTTAATGGTCGAGGCTTACGCCGTGGTAAGAGAAGCCTCTGTTCGTGTCTTAGGGTTATACCCTTATTATGTACAGCTTTTAGGTGCGATTACCATTCATGGTGGGAATATTGCCGAAATGAAAACAGGGGAAGGTAAAACCTTAACAGCGGTTATGCCAGCCTATTTAAATGCACTCAATGGCATGGGTGTACATATTGTCACAGTCAACGAATACCTTGCATCTCGTGAGGCAAATGGCGAAATTGGTGATTTGTTCCGATTCCTTGGCATGAGCGTTGGTCTTAACATTCGTGCATTAACAAGTGAAGAGAAGAAAGAAGCTTATGCGTGTGACATTCTTTATTCAACCAACAGTGAACTTGGGTTTGACTACCTAAGAGATCACATGGTGTTGTACGAAAAAGATATGGTTCAAAAGCGTGGGCTACAATACGCAATCATCGATGAAGTGGACTCCATTTTAATTGATGAAGCAAGAACGCCTTTGATTATTTCAGGGGGCGCTAAAAACACTCAAAACCTATACCAAGGTGCCGATCGTTTTGCGAAGTACTTATCCGATGAAGATTACCTAATTGACATTGAATCAAAAACGATTGAACTATCTGAATCCGGGATTACCAAAGCAGAAAAAACGTTTAATTTAGATAATCTTTATGATATCGCTAACGTAACGCTTGTGCACCACATCAATAATGCACTTAGAGCAAACTTCATTATGTTTAGAGATAAAGACTACATGGTGGTGGAAAATCAAGTATTGATTATCGACCAATTTACTGGTCGTGTGCTACCAGGTAGACAGTTTTCTGAAGGACTACATCAAGCCTTAGAAGCCAAAGAAAACGTTGAAATTAAAAAAGAAACCATCACGGTTGCTACCATCACCTATCAAAACTTTTTCCGTATGTATAAAAAACTATCCGGGATGACGGGGACAGCGAAAACCGAAGAAGAAGAATTTAGAGAAATCTACAACATGTACGTGGTTGAAGTACCAACCAATCGTCCGGTAATTCGTGAGGACGCACCAGATTATTTATTTGTTACTCTAGAAGAGAAATACAGCGCGTTAATTGATGACGTTGAACGTAGACATAAACTAGGTCAACCAATTCTATTAGGAACAGTAGCGGTAGAGACATCGGAGATACTATCTGATTTACTTAGAAAAAGACGCATTCCTCATGACGTATTAAATGCGAAACAACATGAAAGAGAAGCGGATATCATTCTAAAAGCTGGTTTACAAAGTGCAGTAACGATCGCAACCAACATGGCTGGTCGTGGAACCGACATTAAACTAGGCGAAGGCGTCAAAGAACTTGGCGGATTGGCTGTGATCGGTTCAGAACGTCATGAATCAAGACGTATCGACAATCAGTTAAGAGGACGTAGCGGTCGACAAGGTGACCCTGGGTATTCAAGATTTTATTTATCGGCTGAGGATGAATTGCTCCAACGATTTGGTGGCGAAACATTTAAAAACCGTATTCAAATGATTTCAAATTTAAATAAAGATAAAGACACGAATCAAGTTCAACCACTTGAATCCAAAATGTTCTCAAAATTTGTTAGTAGTGCTCAAAAACGGATTGAAGGTCAAAACTACGATTCCCGTAAATCCGTATTAAAATACGATGACGTACTAAGAAAACAAAGAGAAGTTATGTATCAAGAAAGAACCTTTGTGATTACCTCGGAAGACATCGAGCCGTTTGTGCTTAAAGCAATTGAAAATCATATTGAAGAAGCACTAATGCCATTTATTAAAAATGTCGGTAAAGGCAAATTCGAAATCAACGATCAAGGTATCTTAAATCACTTTAATGGCAATCTATTCCAACCAGGAACGATTGATATTGATAAACTTGAAAGTTTAGACGAAAAAACCATTCCAGAATACTTAAATGAATTAGCACAAAATGAAATTAAATTTAAAAAAGAATCTTTTCCTGAGGAAGTATTTAAAGAGTTCTTAAAAGTAATTTCGTTACGTGTCATTGATACGTACTGGACAAGACACATCGATCAAATGAGTGAACTAAGACAAGCGGTTTCTCTACAATCGTATGGTCAAGGTAACCCACTTCAAACTTATCAACAAGAGGGGTTCCATAAATTTAATGAAATGAAATCTAATATTTCAAGAGACATTGCAAAATACGTCTTACTTGCACAAATACGAGTGAATAACGAACGCGAAGCGGTTGTTAAAAACACCAGTACCAATGAGGGTGGCGAACTTAGAAATAAGAAGCCTAAAGTCAGACAAAATCGTCAGCAACGCAACATGCCAAACTGGAAAAGAAGATAA
- a CDS encoding S41 family peptidase, which produces MGFLKIKRVIGLILTSAILVFLSGCQLSTFFVDKQVKEVYELLDAFYYKPLDFKLKDVSDLEDLFSRLDEPYTYIYEANTRTIEKEEAYDGLGITISDTKEGLLVSSINLDATFEEKIYVYDVITKVNGQALEGLSFTEKQAVLTGKLGDQFDLEILRGTDLITITLMIKEIPMKSTTYRYDEKSKIGYIDINRFSNLTATQFTEALQSMESLGLEGLIIDVRDNGGGYLVSVVQIIQLFLSGSEPFLYMVRAYDNRITEYKPYQANTLKDYPVSLLINENSASASEVLAQALNIGIDAPLIGNTTYGKDVYQVSYRLNTFTNETYLNMTQGYWLTKNNESVSGGIKPTIEYTKDDLVSLGFPSYLETFKKEDSSDNLIVYQHLLNEYDNTLEDINHFSTFDELTYDKLKVYQEANGLSATGELDLLTMFSLIDLYHQYLKDPAKDELLNLAYLEMGRLNAN; this is translated from the coding sequence GTGGGTTTTCTAAAGATTAAAAGAGTAATTGGATTGATTTTGACCAGTGCAATATTGGTTTTTTTAAGTGGGTGTCAACTATCCACTTTTTTTGTTGATAAACAAGTTAAGGAAGTTTATGAACTACTTGACGCGTTTTACTATAAACCTTTGGATTTTAAACTAAAGGATGTTTCAGATTTAGAAGATCTATTTAGCAGGTTAGACGAACCTTATACGTACATATATGAGGCCAACACACGAACAATCGAAAAAGAAGAAGCCTACGATGGTCTAGGAATAACCATTTCAGATACCAAGGAAGGCTTATTGGTGAGTTCAATTAACCTAGATGCAACTTTCGAGGAAAAAATCTACGTTTATGATGTGATTACTAAAGTCAATGGTCAAGCGCTAGAAGGGCTTAGTTTTACGGAAAAACAAGCGGTTTTAACTGGAAAATTAGGGGATCAATTCGACCTTGAGATACTTCGTGGTACTGACCTAATAACTATTACGTTAATGATTAAAGAAATACCGATGAAGAGCACAACGTATCGTTACGATGAGAAATCTAAAATTGGCTACATTGACATTAACCGTTTTTCTAATTTGACGGCCACACAATTTACAGAGGCACTTCAAAGCATGGAATCGTTAGGATTAGAGGGGTTAATCATTGATGTGAGAGATAATGGCGGTGGGTATTTGGTTTCAGTGGTTCAAATCATCCAACTTTTCTTAAGTGGCAGTGAACCATTTTTATACATGGTGCGTGCTTATGATAACCGGATTACCGAATATAAACCGTATCAAGCAAACACCTTAAAAGATTACCCAGTCTCTCTTTTGATTAATGAAAACTCGGCAAGTGCATCTGAGGTTTTAGCTCAAGCACTCAATATCGGCATTGATGCGCCATTGATTGGGAATACCACTTATGGCAAAGACGTTTATCAAGTCAGTTATCGATTAAACACATTTACTAACGAAACGTACTTAAATATGACGCAAGGTTACTGGTTAACCAAAAACAATGAAAGCGTCAGTGGTGGCATCAAACCGACAATTGAATATACGAAAGATGACCTTGTCAGTCTTGGGTTTCCTTCGTACCTAGAAACATTTAAGAAAGAAGATAGCTCAGATAATCTCATCGTTTATCAACATTTACTAAATGAATACGATAACACATTAGAAGATATTAACCATTTTTCGACATTTGATGAGTTAACTTATGATAAACTAAAGGTATACCAAGAAGCAAACGGTCTTAGCGCAACAGGTGAACTCGATTTATTGACGATGTTTTCATTAATTGATCTTTATCATCAATATCTTAAAGATCCTGCCAAAGACGAGTTGCTCAATTTAGCTTATTTAGAGATGGGGCGTCTAAATGCAAATTAA
- a CDS encoding YitT family protein, with product MRRNLVIEYFQITLGVILMTLGFYYFLLPMNLVIGGVMGLAVIFQKFINPSYFMYIVNIGLLVFGLWLLGKSFFVKTIFGTIASPTIVLILDLLGADQFFIINQFSDSKMLLASISGSILVGFGLGIVFRNNATTGGIDVLQTILHKKFHYPYNVVFYATDGAVILLGLLYFQNAENFIYGLAAIFITSYVISNVSIKGRAGQTMFIITKNPELIRDTIYEHIDRGVTIIDAQGGYSKEAKKMLVCTMSQRELNMMRELIEIVDQDAFTFMTQTKEAVGRGFSKD from the coding sequence ATGCGACGTAACTTAGTAATTGAATATTTTCAAATCACACTTGGTGTTATTTTAATGACGCTTGGTTTTTATTATTTCCTACTACCGATGAATTTAGTCATTGGTGGTGTGATGGGCTTGGCAGTCATTTTTCAGAAATTCATAAACCCATCTTATTTTATGTACATTGTCAATATAGGACTTTTGGTTTTTGGTTTATGGTTGCTTGGAAAATCTTTTTTTGTCAAAACCATTTTTGGAACGATTGCCTCACCAACCATCGTTTTAATCTTAGACTTACTTGGTGCCGATCAATTCTTTATCATCAATCAATTTTCGGATTCAAAGATGTTATTAGCATCCATTTCAGGCTCTATTTTGGTTGGGTTTGGTTTAGGGATTGTCTTTCGAAATAACGCGACGACCGGTGGGATTGATGTCTTACAAACGATTTTACATAAAAAGTTTCATTACCCCTACAATGTTGTATTTTATGCAACCGATGGGGCAGTGATTTTACTCGGTTTATTGTATTTTCAAAACGCAGAAAACTTCATCTATGGACTGGCAGCCATCTTCATTACAAGCTATGTCATTAGTAACGTTTCGATTAAAGGTAGAGCCGGACAAACCATGTTTATTATAACGAAAAATCCAGAGTTAATTAGAGATACGATTTACGAACACATCGACCGAGGCGTAACGATTATTGATGCCCAAGGTGGTTATTCTAAAGAAGCTAAGAAAATGTTGGTATGCACAATGAGTCAACGCGAGCTAAATATGATGAGGGAACTCATTGAAATCGTTGATCAAGACGCATTTACATTTATGACTCAAACGAAAGAGGCGGTTGGTCGTGGGTTTTCTAAAGATTAA
- a CDS encoding LemA family protein, whose product MGEGVQVLLIVLGVIAFIGLIIIFWIIGTLNSFRRLVIKVDEAESGIDVALTKRFDLLTKMVSATKGYADHERKTLESVVAMRQPASGASIGEKQAFANQLSEGMARLNVVVEQYPQLRASENFAKLQSASMEVEENLQAARRVYNANVSYYNQKIVVFPSSIIANWKNFTKRDFFEAEAAKRQDVNFNF is encoded by the coding sequence ATGGGTGAAGGCGTACAAGTTTTACTTATTGTATTAGGAGTTATTGCATTTATTGGGTTAATCATCATTTTTTGGATTATTGGCACATTAAACTCATTTAGACGTTTAGTAATTAAGGTCGATGAAGCAGAATCAGGAATTGATGTGGCATTAACCAAACGTTTTGATTTATTAACAAAGATGGTTTCTGCGACAAAAGGTTATGCGGATCATGAAAGAAAAACATTAGAATCAGTGGTTGCAATGAGACAACCAGCATCTGGTGCTTCAATTGGCGAAAAACAAGCATTTGCTAACCAACTTTCAGAAGGTATGGCAAGATTAAATGTGGTGGTTGAACAATACCCACAATTAAGAGCAAGTGAAAATTTTGCTAAACTTCAAAGCGCTTCGATGGAAGTTGAAGAAAATCTTCAAGCAGCAAGACGCGTTTATAACGCAAATGTTAGCTATTACAACCAAAAAATTGTGGTATTCCCAAGTTCAATTATTGCGAACTGGAAAAACTTCACAAAACGTGATTTCTTTGAAGCAGAAGCTGCAAAAAGACAAGACGTTAATTTTAATTTCTAA
- a CDS encoding DUF3137 domain-containing protein, whose amino-acid sequence MSLDKVLQENEIKRQAMYQEYQKNIKLGLLLMIVLVGFYFLFKAASIASNYRKNFKDVVISDLVKDKYPDGTYNHNDRIDQRYIDSLNFYQRPDRHKGEDLITGSFNGVSFKASDVHMEERVETRDAKGNRQVSYQTIFKGRWYHFEFERRFEHVLQVKEGRFSGAASRNLKKYETESILFNKKFKIFSSDQEYVFYQLTPVLIEKILEFEKMHRGSIQMMYHQNCLDIAVNDSSDSFEIKLKTPLTKENIGHILGDIDMPGAIINEFNLDSEKFTKK is encoded by the coding sequence ATGAGTTTAGATAAAGTATTGCAAGAAAATGAAATTAAGCGTCAAGCGATGTATCAAGAATATCAAAAAAACATAAAATTAGGATTATTACTTATGATTGTATTAGTAGGCTTTTATTTCTTATTTAAAGCCGCATCAATCGCGAGCAACTACCGTAAAAATTTCAAAGACGTTGTGATTAGTGACTTAGTCAAAGATAAGTACCCAGACGGCACGTATAACCACAACGATCGAATTGATCAACGATACATTGATAGCTTAAATTTCTATCAAAGACCTGACAGACACAAAGGTGAAGATTTAATCACAGGCAGTTTTAATGGGGTATCCTTTAAAGCCAGTGACGTCCATATGGAAGAACGAGTTGAAACCAGAGACGCTAAAGGCAATCGACAAGTTTCTTATCAAACCATCTTTAAAGGGCGTTGGTACCACTTTGAATTTGAACGTAGGTTTGAGCACGTCTTACAAGTTAAAGAAGGTCGCTTTTCAGGTGCAGCCTCACGAAATCTTAAGAAATATGAAACTGAAAGTATTCTATTTAATAAGAAGTTTAAAATATTTTCAAGCGATCAAGAATACGTGTTTTATCAATTAACCCCCGTGTTAATTGAAAAGATTCTGGAATTTGAAAAAATGCATCGCGGTTCAATTCAAATGATGTATCATCAAAATTGTTTGGATATTGCAGTCAATGATTCATCAGATTCATTTGAAATCAAGCTAAAAACACCATTAACGAAGGAAAACATTGGTCATATCTTAGGCGACATTGATATGCCAGGAGCCATCATTAATGAGTTTAATTTAGATAGTGAAAAATTTACAAAAAAATAG
- a CDS encoding RecX family transcriptional regulator: MQIKSIKKKKNTYLVLIDETSYEIEESVLLDFRLKKMMILDEKMLNEIIKKNHKAFLIRKGIAYVAKNRSIRDFKKYLRTLTNDENLVTEITLDFKGKNYLNDYIYAESYLRINQSKYGKHKLQQGLIEKGITKELIDQMLQSLTEDTLEEQLKKDAQAIKKETYLKAKQTLLRRYLQKGYDEVRILSYIETYLDQSRFDETVSIEKYYKQALTKYQKRFDGHELNQKIYLYLRQKGYHPRHIKDILEKREW; encoded by the coding sequence ATGCAAATTAAATCGATTAAAAAGAAGAAAAACACATACCTTGTTTTAATTGATGAGACTTCATATGAGATAGAAGAATCCGTTCTTTTGGATTTTCGATTAAAGAAAATGATGATTTTAGATGAAAAGATGTTAAATGAAATCATTAAAAAAAACCATAAAGCATTTCTAATCAGGAAAGGGATTGCTTATGTAGCAAAAAACCGCTCCATTAGAGATTTCAAAAAATACTTACGTACACTGACTAACGATGAAAACCTAGTAACCGAAATTACCCTTGATTTCAAAGGTAAGAATTACTTAAACGATTATATCTATGCTGAGAGTTACCTTAGAATCAATCAATCCAAATATGGTAAACACAAGCTACAACAAGGTCTGATTGAAAAAGGCATCACAAAAGAACTGATTGACCAAATGCTACAGTCGTTAACAGAAGACACATTAGAAGAACAACTTAAAAAAGACGCACAAGCCATCAAAAAAGAAACGTATTTAAAAGCAAAACAAACCTTATTAAGACGCTATTTACAAAAAGGGTATGATGAAGTCCGGATATTAAGCTATATTGAAACATACTTGGATCAAAGTCGTTTTGATGAAACAGTATCGATTGAAAAATATTATAAGCAAGCATTAACAAAATATCAAAAACGGTTTGATGGTCATGAACTCAACCAAAAGATTTACCTCTACTTAAGGCAAAAAGGATATCATCCGAGGCATATAAAAGACATTTTAGAGAAAAGAGAGTGGTAA
- the prfB gene encoding peptide chain release factor 2: protein MERYELNKYLANFKIRIEDLGKALNIEVLKKEHEENQKIMLNEHFWDDVKEAQRLIGIANDQKDKIDTYESVLSHYETLDELAELTDEGSEDYEMLTKEVTGLDKEIKQFELLILLNGPYDDFTAIIELHPGAGGTESQDWCEMLFRMYQRYATRKNFKFEVLDYLAGEEAGIKSVTARIKGRYAYGYLKSEHGVHRLVRISPFDSNARRHTSFVSVEVIPEIDKEIELDIKDEDLKIDVYRSSGAGGQSVNTTDSAVRITHLPTNTVVTCQNERSQIKNRETAMQLLKSKLAALEIQKQMNLLNDIKGEQKDIAWGSQIRSYVFHPYQMVKDHRTLAESSQTSLVMDGDIDLFINAYLKMGD, encoded by the coding sequence ATGGAACGTTATGAATTGAATAAATACCTTGCCAATTTTAAAATCCGAATTGAGGATTTAGGTAAGGCTTTAAATATTGAAGTATTAAAAAAAGAACATGAAGAAAATCAAAAAATCATGCTAAATGAGCATTTTTGGGACGACGTCAAAGAGGCGCAACGATTAATTGGGATTGCAAACGATCAAAAAGATAAAATTGATACGTATGAATCAGTATTAAGTCATTATGAAACATTAGATGAGTTGGCTGAATTAACCGATGAAGGCAGTGAAGATTATGAGATGCTAACAAAAGAAGTCACCGGTTTAGATAAAGAAATCAAACAGTTCGAACTCTTAATCCTTTTAAATGGGCCATACGATGATTTTACAGCAATCATTGAATTACACCCAGGGGCTGGTGGAACTGAATCACAAGATTGGTGCGAAATGCTTTTTCGTATGTATCAACGCTACGCCACCAGAAAGAACTTTAAGTTTGAAGTACTCGATTATTTGGCTGGCGAAGAAGCGGGCATCAAAAGTGTCACCGCACGAATTAAAGGTAGATACGCGTATGGTTATTTAAAGAGTGAGCATGGGGTTCATCGATTGGTCCGTATTTCACCATTTGACTCAAACGCCAGAAGACATACGTCTTTTGTTTCGGTCGAGGTGATACCAGAAATTGATAAAGAAATTGAACTGGATATTAAGGACGAAGACTTAAAAATCGATGTTTATCGCAGTAGTGGTGCAGGCGGACAATCCGTTAACACAACGGATTCAGCGGTTCGTATCACACACTTACCGACCAATACCGTCGTGACTTGTCAAAATGAACGTAGCCAAATTAAAAACAGAGAAACTGCGATGCAGTTATTAAAGTCAAAATTAGCCGCACTTGAAATTCAAAAACAAATGAATTTATTAAATGATATCAAAGGGGAACAAAAAGACATTGCTTGGGGTTCACAAATCAGAAGCTATGTATTTCATCCCTACCAAATGGTTAAAGATCATCGGACACTAGCCGAAAGTTCACAAACGTCCTTAGTGATGGATGGTGACATTGATCTATTTATTAATGCGTATCTAAAGATGGGAGACTAA